Proteins from a genomic interval of uncultured Flavobacterium sp.:
- a CDS encoding FGGY family carbohydrate kinase: protein MFFLGIDLGSSSIKLSVFDSEKGTTIGAISVPDFEMPIVAPKFGWAEQDPESWWTYVKDGIKQLGSKSNIDLKKIAGIGIAYQMHGLVLTDENLNPVRSSIIWCDSRAAIIGDEIYTKMGAENCQQQILGSPGNFTASKLKWVKDNQPEIFAKAKYMMLPGDFIAAKLSKVAQISTSGLSEAALWNFSEGKLATEILSQMGLSSDIVPEIVSNFGIQAAIHPEIAQELGLNTDAKITYRAGDQPNNALSLNVLKPGEIATTAGTSAVVYAVSDQDAYDKQNRINTFLHVNNTEIEKRNGVLLCINGSGILYQWLRKIMSVDRTDLIAYEKLNAEAAKVEAGSNGLRFYPFGNGVERIFNNKNATSGIQNLNFNIHQPSHLVRAACEGIVFAMNYGFDVMKEIGVSGTVVRAGNSNLFLSPVFREIFTNTTQTTLELYNTSGAEGAARGAAFGFGYYNSLDEAFQGLQCLDRIEPNKILTSQYQDLYQEWKSQIKIEK, encoded by the coding sequence ATGTTTTTTTTAGGAATTGATTTAGGAAGCTCTTCAATAAAATTATCCGTATTTGATTCGGAGAAAGGGACAACTATTGGTGCAATTAGTGTTCCTGATTTTGAAATGCCAATTGTTGCTCCAAAATTTGGCTGGGCAGAACAAGATCCGGAATCTTGGTGGACTTACGTTAAAGACGGAATCAAGCAATTGGGCTCAAAATCTAATATCGATTTAAAGAAAATTGCCGGAATTGGAATTGCATATCAAATGCATGGTTTGGTTTTAACCGATGAGAATTTGAATCCCGTTCGTTCTTCAATCATTTGGTGCGACAGTCGCGCTGCCATTATTGGAGACGAAATTTATACTAAAATGGGTGCCGAGAATTGTCAGCAGCAAATTTTAGGAAGTCCCGGAAATTTTACCGCTTCAAAACTAAAATGGGTAAAAGACAATCAGCCGGAAATTTTCGCGAAAGCAAAATACATGATGCTTCCGGGCGATTTTATTGCTGCTAAATTATCAAAAGTGGCTCAAATTAGTACTTCAGGATTGTCAGAAGCTGCTTTGTGGAATTTCTCAGAAGGAAAACTGGCAACAGAAATCCTTTCTCAAATGGGATTATCATCTGATATTGTTCCGGAAATTGTTTCAAATTTTGGAATTCAAGCTGCAATTCACCCCGAAATTGCACAAGAATTAGGATTAAATACGGATGCAAAAATAACCTATAGAGCAGGAGATCAGCCCAACAATGCATTGTCATTGAATGTTTTGAAACCTGGAGAAATTGCTACAACAGCCGGAACTTCGGCAGTAGTTTATGCCGTAAGCGATCAGGATGCTTATGACAAACAAAACAGAATCAATACTTTTTTACACGTCAATAATACCGAAATCGAGAAACGCAACGGAGTTTTGTTGTGCATTAACGGTTCTGGAATTTTATACCAATGGTTGCGCAAAATCATGTCAGTCGACAGAACTGATTTAATTGCCTACGAAAAACTAAATGCCGAGGCTGCAAAAGTAGAAGCCGGAAGCAACGGACTTCGTTTTTACCCTTTTGGGAACGGTGTTGAGCGCATTTTTAATAACAAAAACGCTACTTCCGGAATCCAGAATTTAAACTTCAATATTCACCAACCGTCACATTTGGTACGTGCAGCCTGCGAAGGAATCGTGTTTGCCATGAACTACGGTTTTGATGTTATGAAAGAAATTGGAGTTTCAGGAACTGTCGTTAGAGCAGGAAATTCAAACCTGTTTTTGAGTCCGGTTTTCAGAGAAATCTTTACCAATACAACACAAACAACTTTAGAATTATACAATACTTCAGGAGCCGAAGGTGCTGCAAGAGGCGCGGCTTTTGGATTTGGATATTACAATTCGCTGGACGAAGCTTTTCAGGGATTGCAATGTTTAGATCGAATTGAACCTAATAAAATCCTGACAAGTCAATATCAGGATTTATATCAAGAATGGAAAAGTCAAATTAAAATAGAAAAATAA
- a CDS encoding TonB-dependent receptor, which yields MKSKYCIKTTSLSFCMALLLSVFMTQFGFAQEQSKFVSGNVTSADDGMGVPGATVLVQGTKKSTATDFDGLYKIEAKTGDVLVISFMGYKTQKITVGTQSKINITLQSETAELKEIVVIGYGTQKKKVNTAATSLVSGKDIQNVASLDVVNALQGQASGVNVTSASGQPGAGMVVNIRGVGTAGNSTPLYVVDGVVVDNGIGYLDPSSIERIDVLKDASAGSIYGARAANGVILVTTKKGKDGKMNVAFNTYTGFQQVAKKLDLLNTQEYTTIMNEARVNSGLTPLYTPAQIAAFPDHDWQKDLFNEGAMKQNHSLTISGGDKKSTISTGLSYYGQEGMIGSANNQSDYNRITFNVNSTSEVIENHLKIGENFSFANIKSSGVADQGIYGNSIRSFLNAAPIDAAYDANGNFAHSVISADISNPLGALYYNNFNQTKINRYVGNIFAELKFLKNFTYRTSFGVDMSDNNYRSFRPVYSLSSNDNNTVSSVTQNATKSMGWIFENTVQYKGTLNGVHNFDVLVGTSAKKNTSDFVEGTGKKLTFDDFAHAYLSNATDQTSNTVKGNRSDYAIQSYFGRLLYDYNNKYLFTATIRRDGSSNFADSHRYGNFPSVSAGWNVDKEGFFPENKVLKNLKLRASWGQNGNDQIPAFSYMSTISTYNKSYHFGTTDETLQTGASPDQLSNKNLKWETSEQLDFGLDATLFSNFTLTFDYYDKKTKNWLVLASIPAYAGATAPYVNGGDIQNKGVELSLAYHTNFGKDWSFSVNGNISHNENKVIRVANSEGIIHGDPNLLFQGTDEMNRVEVGKPIGYFYGLKTAGIFQNAAEVAAGVQPNAVPGDVRFVDLNGDGKIDANDKTQIGNPNPDFTYGLNFDISYKAFDLSVYTYGVVGSQNVFGIHDPIRTTSNYTTDVLNRWTTEGSSNRVPRVTYGSDTNGNYIRFSDLYVQNADFYRIKSATVGCDLTKLTSKLNFFSKFRLYVAANNLFTFTKYQGMDPEIGFGNGNQTWARGIDVGFYPQPRTYMMGLNVNF from the coding sequence ATGAAAAGCAAATATTGTATTAAAACAACATCGCTCTCGTTTTGTATGGCGCTGTTGCTTAGTGTATTTATGACGCAATTTGGTTTTGCCCAGGAACAATCCAAATTTGTAAGCGGAAATGTAACATCAGCAGATGACGGCATGGGAGTTCCCGGTGCCACTGTACTGGTGCAAGGAACAAAAAAAAGTACAGCAACCGATTTTGACGGATTGTACAAAATTGAAGCGAAAACTGGAGATGTACTTGTAATTAGTTTTATGGGATATAAAACACAAAAAATTACAGTTGGAACACAATCAAAAATAAATATAACACTACAATCTGAAACAGCTGAACTTAAAGAAATTGTAGTTATCGGTTACGGTACACAAAAGAAAAAGGTCAATACAGCAGCAACTTCATTAGTATCTGGAAAAGACATTCAAAATGTAGCCAGTCTTGATGTTGTCAATGCATTGCAAGGTCAGGCTTCGGGAGTAAATGTTACCTCAGCTTCAGGACAGCCTGGTGCTGGAATGGTAGTAAACATTCGTGGAGTTGGAACGGCAGGAAACAGTACACCGCTTTATGTAGTGGATGGTGTTGTGGTTGATAACGGAATTGGATATCTTGATCCGTCTTCTATCGAAAGAATTGACGTTCTTAAAGATGCTTCTGCTGGATCTATTTATGGAGCAAGAGCGGCAAACGGAGTTATTTTGGTTACAACCAAAAAAGGAAAAGACGGTAAAATGAATGTGGCATTTAATACTTACACCGGTTTTCAGCAAGTTGCTAAAAAACTGGATTTATTAAATACTCAGGAATACACCACTATTATGAATGAGGCTCGTGTAAATTCTGGACTAACGCCATTATATACACCAGCACAAATTGCAGCTTTTCCAGACCACGATTGGCAAAAGGATTTATTTAATGAAGGAGCCATGAAACAAAATCACTCTCTTACAATTAGTGGAGGTGATAAAAAATCTACAATTTCTACAGGATTGTCTTATTACGGACAAGAAGGAATGATTGGCAGTGCTAACAATCAATCAGATTATAATCGTATCACTTTTAATGTAAACTCAACTTCAGAGGTTATTGAAAATCATTTGAAAATTGGAGAAAATTTCTCGTTTGCCAATATTAAAAGTTCAGGAGTTGCAGATCAGGGAATTTACGGCAATAGTATCAGAAGCTTCTTAAACGCTGCGCCTATTGATGCTGCTTATGATGCAAACGGAAATTTTGCTCATTCAGTTATTTCAGCTGATATTAGTAATCCTTTAGGGGCTTTGTACTACAATAACTTTAATCAAACTAAAATAAACCGTTACGTTGGGAATATTTTTGCAGAATTAAAATTCTTAAAAAACTTTACTTACAGAACGAGTTTTGGTGTTGATATGAGTGATAATAATTACCGTTCATTCAGACCTGTTTATTCTCTTTCATCAAACGACAATAATACAGTTTCAAGCGTTACTCAAAATGCGACTAAATCAATGGGCTGGATTTTTGAAAACACAGTTCAGTATAAAGGGACATTAAACGGAGTACATAATTTTGATGTATTAGTAGGTACTTCTGCTAAAAAGAATACTTCAGATTTTGTGGAAGGAACCGGTAAAAAATTAACTTTTGATGATTTTGCACACGCTTATTTAAGCAATGCTACAGATCAAACATCAAATACAGTAAAAGGAAACCGTTCAGATTATGCGATTCAGTCTTATTTCGGACGTTTGTTGTACGATTACAATAACAAATATTTGTTTACAGCAACAATCAGAAGAGACGGTTCATCAAATTTTGCAGATTCACACAGATACGGAAATTTTCCATCAGTTTCTGCAGGTTGGAATGTTGACAAAGAAGGATTCTTTCCAGAGAATAAAGTGTTAAAAAATCTTAAATTAAGAGCAAGTTGGGGACAAAATGGTAACGACCAGATTCCTGCCTTCTCTTATATGTCAACAATTAGTACCTACAATAAAAGCTATCATTTTGGTACTACCGATGAAACATTGCAAACAGGTGCGAGCCCGGATCAACTTTCTAACAAGAACCTAAAATGGGAAACATCAGAACAATTAGATTTTGGTTTAGATGCTACTTTGTTCAGCAATTTTACATTAACATTTGATTATTACGATAAAAAAACAAAAAATTGGTTAGTTCTTGCCTCTATCCCAGCTTATGCAGGAGCAACAGCCCCTTATGTGAATGGAGGAGATATTCAAAATAAAGGTGTGGAGCTTTCACTTGCTTATCATACTAATTTTGGAAAAGACTGGAGTTTTTCTGTAAACGGAAATATTTCGCACAACGAAAATAAAGTAATCAGAGTTGCCAACAGCGAAGGAATTATTCACGGAGATCCTAACTTATTGTTTCAGGGAACAGATGAGATGAACCGTGTTGAGGTAGGCAAACCTATTGGTTATTTCTACGGATTAAAAACAGCTGGAATTTTCCAGAATGCTGCTGAAGTTGCTGCAGGCGTACAACCAAATGCAGTACCGGGAGATGTTCGTTTCGTGGATTTAAACGGTGACGGAAAAATTGATGCAAATGATAAAACTCAAATTGGAAATCCAAATCCTGATTTTACGTATGGTTTAAATTTTGATATTTCATACAAAGCATTCGACCTTTCGGTTTACACATACGGAGTAGTAGGGAGCCAAAATGTTTTTGGAATTCACGACCCAATTCGTACAACCTCAAATTACACAACAGATGTTTTAAACAGATGGACTACAGAAGGAAGTTCTAACAGAGTTCCAAGAGTTACTTACGGATCAGATACAAATGGTAATTACATCAGATTCTCTGATTTGTATGTTCAAAATGCAGATTTCTACAGAATTAAGAGCGCAACTGTAGGTTGTGACTTAACAAAATTAACATCAAAATTGAATTTCTTTAGCAAATTCAGATTGTATGTGGCGGCTAATAACTTGTTTACATTTACAAAATACCAGGGAATGGATCCGGAAATTGGTTTTGGAAACGGTAATCAAACTTGGGCAAGAGGTATTGACGTAGGGTTTTATCCACAGCCAAGAACCTACATGATGGGACTTAATGTTAACTTTTAA
- the xylA gene encoding xylose isomerase, which yields MSTTKQSYFKNIDTIKFEGRESDNPLAFKWYDENRIVAGKTLKEHLRFSMAYWHTLCNTGGDPFGASTETFSWDKNENAILRAKDKMDAAFEFMTKLGLPYYCFHDVDVVDDAPTLAEFETRIQTMVEYAKQKQQESGIKLLWGTSNLFSNPRYMNGAATNPNFDVLAYAGAQAKIAIDATIALGGENYVFWGGREGYMSLLNTDMKRELDHLGRFLNTCKDYARKEGFKGNFLIEPKPMEPTKHQYDFDAATSLGFINKYGLQNDFKLNLEVNHATLAGHSFEHELQVAVDAGMLGSIDANRGDYQNGWDTDQFPINLQEVTQAMLVILEGGGIQGGGVNFDAKVRRNSIDLEDKFIAHISGMDVFARGLICADHILQNTDYRKLRTQRYSSFDGGNGAKFEKGELTLEDLSKIARASGEPQPLSGRQELFEQIISNAY from the coding sequence ATGAGCACAACTAAACAATCTTATTTTAAAAATATCGATACAATTAAATTCGAAGGAAGAGAAAGTGATAATCCATTAGCGTTTAAATGGTATGATGAAAATCGTATCGTTGCAGGAAAAACATTAAAAGAGCATTTGCGTTTTTCGATGGCTTACTGGCATACACTATGTAATACTGGTGGAGATCCGTTTGGAGCTTCGACAGAAACTTTTTCCTGGGATAAAAATGAGAATGCCATTTTAAGAGCAAAAGACAAAATGGATGCCGCTTTTGAATTTATGACAAAGTTAGGTTTGCCTTATTATTGTTTTCATGATGTTGATGTGGTAGATGATGCACCAACATTGGCAGAATTTGAAACCCGTATTCAGACAATGGTCGAATATGCAAAACAAAAACAACAAGAATCAGGAATTAAATTGTTGTGGGGAACTTCAAATTTATTCAGCAATCCGCGCTACATGAATGGTGCTGCAACCAATCCAAATTTTGATGTTTTGGCTTATGCCGGAGCTCAGGCAAAAATTGCAATTGATGCAACTATTGCACTTGGCGGAGAAAATTATGTTTTCTGGGGAGGACGTGAAGGATATATGAGTTTGTTGAACACAGACATGAAAAGAGAATTAGACCATTTAGGAAGATTCCTGAATACTTGTAAAGATTATGCTCGTAAAGAAGGTTTTAAAGGAAACTTCCTGATCGAACCAAAACCAATGGAACCTACCAAACATCAATATGATTTTGATGCTGCGACTTCGTTAGGATTCATTAATAAATACGGACTTCAAAATGATTTCAAATTAAATCTTGAAGTAAACCATGCCACTCTTGCCGGACATTCTTTTGAGCACGAATTGCAAGTTGCAGTTGATGCCGGAATGTTAGGAAGCATTGACGCAAACAGAGGAGATTATCAAAATGGTTGGGATACAGATCAATTTCCTATAAATCTTCAGGAAGTTACTCAGGCTATGTTGGTTATCCTTGAAGGAGGCGGAATCCAAGGTGGAGGTGTAAACTTTGATGCTAAAGTGAGAAGAAATTCAATCGATTTAGAAGATAAATTCATTGCACACATTTCAGGAATGGATGTTTTTGCAAGAGGATTAATCTGTGCAGATCACATACTACAAAATACAGATTATAGAAAATTACGCACACAGCGTTATAGCTCATTTGACGGTGGTAACGGAGCGAAGTTCGAAAAAGGAGAGTTAACTCTTGAAGATCTTAGCAAAATTGCCCGTGCAAGTGGAGAACCACAGCCACTAAGTGGAAGACAGGAATTATTCGAACAGATTATTTCGAATGCATATTAA